CGTCGATCTTCCCCTCCACCGTGATCCGCCCGATCCGGCCCGCGCCGATCTCCACGAACCACAGGGCCCCGTCCCCACCGGCGGTGATACCCACGGGCGCGGCACCCGGCGTGGGCAGCGGATGGACCGTGATCTCCCCGGCGAGGGAGACGGCGCCGATCGCGTCCGCCTGGTTCATCGTGAACCACAGCCGGCCGTCCGCCCCGGCGGCGATGGCCGAGGGGAACGCCCCGGCGAGCGGCAGCGGGAACTCGGTGACCTCCCCCTCGGTCGTGATCCGCCCGATCCGGTCGGCCCCCGCCTCCGTGAACCACAGCGCCCCGTCCGGCCCGGCGGCGATCCCGAACGGCCCCGCGTCCGGCGTCGGCAGGGCGTAGGACGTGACCTCCCCGGCCGTGGTGATCCGCCCGATCCGATGCCCCCGGAACTCCGTGAACCACAGGGCGCCGTCCGGCCCGGCGGTGATGACCGACGGCCCGCCGGTCGTGGATCCGAGGGCGTACGACGTCACCTCACCGTCGGGCGTGAGCCTGCCGACGCGCCCGGCGTGGACCAGCGTGAACCACAGCGCGCCGTCCGGGCCGGCCGCGATTCCGTAGGGCCCCGCCTCGGCGTCGGAGACGGGGAACTCCGTGAGGGACACGAGGGACGTCGAGCGAGAGGGCATGGATGCGGTTCCCCAGTCGGTGGTCGGCAGTCGGTGGTCGGCAGCCGGTGATCGGTAGGCAGGTCGTCGACGCACAGGGTTTCAGACCATTCGTGCCGTGTCGCCTGAATTCTGGTGCGGGGACGGGCTGTTGGAGTGGACGCCCCCGCCCCTACCGTGAACCGCATGGCTGACGAGATCTTCCGTGACCGGCGGCTGGCCGAGCTGTACGACCCGCTCGACCCCGACCGCGGCGACCTGGACGCCTACCTCGCGCTCGCGGAGGAGTTCGGCGCGCGGAGCGTGCTGGACATCGGCTGCGGTACGGGCGTGTTCGCGCTGCTGCTGGCGGAGCGCGGGGTGGAGGTCGTCGGGCTCGACCCGGCCGGCGCGTCCCTCGATGTCGCGCGGGCCAAGCCGGGCGCGGACCGGGTCCGCTGGATCCACGGCGACGCGACGGCCCTCGCCCCGCTCCCTCCGCTCCGGACCGACCTCGTCACGATGACGGCCAACGTGGCGCAGGCGATCGTGGACCCGGCGGTCTGGCGGCGGACCCTCACCGCCGCCCACGAGGCCCTGCGGCCGGGCGGCCACCTGGTCTTCGAGACCCGCGACCCGGCCGCGCGAGCCTGGGAGGCGTGGAACCGCGAGGACTCGTACACGGTCACCACCGGGGTGCCGGGGTGCGGCACGGTGGAGAGCTGGGTGGAGCTGATCGAGGTCGCCGCCCAACTGGTGACCTTCCGTTGGCACTGCGCCTTCGAGGGCGGAGGCACCGCGCTCACCTCCGACTCCACCCTCAGATTCCGCGAGCGCGAGGAGATCGAGGCGGATCTTCTCGCGCACGGATACGAGCTGGAGGACGTACGGGACGCCCCTGACCGCCCGGGGCGGGAGTTCGTGTTCGTGGCGTGTCGGCCATCGGCGTTCTGACCGATTCGGCCCCTTTCGCCGTCTCGGCGGGGCGGGCAGAGTCATCGCCATGGAGCGCATGGAGTGCATGGTGAGGGTCGAGGGCGGCGAGGTCTGGGCGGAGGACACGGGCACGGGAGCCGGAGCGGACGGATCTCCCCTCGCGCCTCCCCTCGTGCTGCTCCACCCGGGCGTCGGGGACTCGCGGGTCTGGGACCGGGTGGTGTCGGGCGGCCTGGAGGCCCGGCACCGGGTGATCCGGTACGACGCGCGCGGCTTCGGCAAGTCACCGCGGCCGGGTACGTCGTACACGCAGACGAGCGACCTCCGGGCGGTCCTGGACCACTTCGGCGTGGCCCGCGCGGTGGTCGTCGGGTCGAGCATGGGCGGCTCGACCGCGATCAGTTTCGCCCTGGAGGAGCCCGCGCGGGTGGCGGCGCTCGGGCTGCTCGTACCGGGGGTCAGCGGTTACCCGGGCCTGGAGTCGGCGGAGTTCACGGAGCGGATCGGGCAACTCGCCAAGGAGGGTGACATGGACGGCCTGGTGGCGCTCGCGCTGGGCGTGTGGGGCGCGGCGGGCCCGTCCCCCGACACCGAGGCCGAGGCGGCGCTGCGGGCGGCGATCCCCGCCTGGTTCACGACGTACGGCCACGACACCCCGGCACCGCCCGCCTTCGACCGCCTCGGTGAACTCGGCCTCCCCGCGGCCCTCCTCCTCGGCGAGCAGGACCAGCCGGAGGTCGTCCGCTGCAACGAGGCGATCGCCGCCCGCCTCCCCGACTGCCACCTCGTCCGGCTCCCGACCGCCGACCACTTCCCGACCCTCCGCGACCCCGACGCCGTACGGGACTTCATCGAGGAGCTGTGCAAGCGCGCCGGCTGAGGCAACCCCTCCCGGGGACGCGGCGGTCCTACCGGACGTCACCGACCGAAGGGCGCAGTCCATGCAACGCGATCCCGCTTCCGCCCCCGCCCCCGCCCCCGCTTCCGCTCCCGATCCGGACCTCTGTCTGAGCGTTCCGAGAGGCTTCGACGACTCCGACGCCGAGACCCAGGTGCACCCCATGGCCAGGAAGCTGTTCCCGGCCGTCACGGCCGCGGACGCCTTCCGCAAGGCCCAGGAGTGGGTGGCGGAGCACGATGTCTTCCTGGTCGACGTCTCCTGGGACTTCGCGCACGACGAGGACGAGCCCTGCACCCTGAGCGTCTACTTCACGTTCGAGCCGGAGCCCGAGGAGAGCTGACCGGGCTCCGGCACGGGCTCAGTCCGCGGCTCGCCCGGACCCGCGCAGGTCCACTCGTACCGTCAGCAGCCGTGAGCCCAGGAGCCGGACCGCCGCGCTGTTCATACGGGGCAGGGTGCGCAGCCGGGCGACCGGGTCGTCGTCGGGGAGGAGGCGGGCCGTGCCCTCGTGCCAGCGGCCCCGGACGCGGACGCGGACCGACGGGTTCGCCTTGATGTTGCGGACGTACTGGGACTTCTCGCCGTACTCCGAGACCAGCCAGAACGTGTCGCCGACCCGGCGTCCGCCGATGGGGGTGCGGCGGGGCAGGCCGGAAGTGCGGCCGGTGGTCTCCAGGACGGTCTGGAGGGGGAGCCGGCGGAGGACAGGGTTGGCGACATGGCGCTGGAAGGCCGTGACGACGCGCTGTTTGCGATCCGTGTCGTGGGACATCGGCTTGGTTCCCCTCGGGGTGTGGGAGATACGGGAGGTACGGGTTACAGGATCGGGTACGGGGTGAGGGCGGTGGTCGGCCGGTGCGGGTCGTGACATGGAACCTGTGGTGGCGGTTCGGACCGTGGCAGGAGCGGCAGAAGGCGATCCTTGCCGTGCTGCGTGAACTGCGGCCCGACGTGGTCGGGTTGCAGGAGGTCTGGGAGCGGGACGGCGGGGAGCACGGGGACGCCGGGGAGCACGGCGGGGAGAACCTCGCCGGGTGGCTCGCCGCCGAGCTGGGCATGCACTGGGCCTGGGGCGAGTACGGCGACACCGGGCGCTGGCGGCGCCGGATCGGTGACCCGTCCGTCGGGGTCGGGACCGCCGTGCTGAGCCGGTGGCCCGTGCTGGAGCGGGAGGCCGTCGGACTGCCCGCGGCGGACGGCGGCACCACGCGCGGTGCCCTCTACGCCCTTCTCGACGCCCCCGGCGCGCCCGTCCCCTTCTTCACGACCCACCTCAGCTCCGAGATGGACGCCTCCGCGCTGCGCTGCCGCCAGGTCACCGAACTGGCCGCGCTCGTCGCCCGCCACCGGGACAGGAGCACCCACCCGCCCGTGATCACCGGCGACTTCAACGCCTGGCCCGACTCCGACGAGGTCCGGCTCTTCGGCGGCTACCGGACCGCGCCCGCCGTCCTCGGGCAGGTCTTCCTCGATGCCTGGGAGTACGCCGAACCGGGCGCGCCCGCCGCCACCTGGGACCCCGCGAACCCGTATGTCGCCGAGTCGTTCGGCCCGCGCGTGCGGATCGACTACATCCACGTCGGGCCGCCGGGCCCCGGCGGACTCGGTCATGTACGCGCCGTCCGCAGGGCGGGGGACGCCCCCGTCGGCGGTGTATGGCCCTCCGACCACATGGCGGTCGTGGCCGACCTCGCGGACGGCGGCGCGGCCGGCACCCGCTGAGGGTCCCGGCCGCGCGCCCCGTCCACGTGCCCTACGGCTTCCTGTCCTACGGCTTCCTGCCCAGCCCTCCGTGCTGCCCGATCGGCTTCGGCGCGCCCGCGTCCGCGTCCGTGGCCTCCGGGCGCCACAGCGGTACGGAGACGATGCCGGGGTCGACCAGGTCGAGGCCGTCGAAGTAGCCGGTGATCTGGTCGATGGGGCGGAGGAAGTACGGGACGGCGCCGGTCTCGTTGTAGGCGTCCTGGGCCCGCTCGTAGTCCGGGTCGGTGCCCCGGGAGCCCTCGTTGATGTTGAGGTAGCTGCCGGACGGGAGACCGGCGAGCAGACGGCGGACGATGTCCCGCGCCTCCTCGTACTCGGCGACATGCCCGAGGATGCCGCTGAGGATCAGCGCGGTCGGCCGGGACAGGTCCAGCGTCGCCGCCGCGGCCTCCAGGATGCGCTCCGGGTCGTAGAGGCTGGCGTCGATGTACGCGGTGGCGCCCTCCGGGGCGGAGTAGAGCAGCGCGCGGGCGTGGGCGAGGACCATCGGGTCGTTGTCGACGTAGACGATCCGGGCCTCCGGCGCGCTGCGCTGGGCGACCTGGTGGGTGTTGTCGGCCGTGGGCAGCCCGGTGCCGACGTCCAGGAACTGCCGGACGCCCTCCACCTCCACCAGATGCCGGATGCTGCGCCGCAGATACGCGCGGCTGCTGCGGGCGATGGTGACGATGCCGGGGAAGGCGCCGGCGTACGCGTCGCCGGCCGCCTCGTCCACGGCGTAGTTGTCCTTGCCGCCCAGCCAGTAGTTCCAGATGCGGGCGGAGGCGGGCACCGAAGTGTCGACCTTCTCCTTCGCCGTCGGAGCCACCGGGTCGGGCGTGGTCGCGTTGTCGGTCATGGGCGCCGTCTCCTTGGCCATGCAGATGCGTCGTCACACATACAGACGCACGTACTGTGTCGAGCCAAACCTAAGGCCCAACACAGGTGTTTCGTACGCGGGTTCTCCCCGGACTTCCTGGTGGCTGCTATCGCCGCCCGAGGAAGATCGGGTTGGTGAAGGCCGCGAGCGGGCCCGGGAAGCCCGGCACGATCGGCGGCCGGCGGACCTCGGCGCGGACGTACGCCGCGTACGAGGCCGTCGTACGCCACTGGGCCGAGCCGGAGCCGTCGCCGGACGCCGGGATCTCGGCCGAGGTGAACAGGGCGCCCTGGTCGGTGACGAAGCGGATGGTGCAGCCGGCGGCACCCGTCGCCTCCAGCCGGACGGTGACCGGCGCGTCCGCGTCCACCGTCAGCCGCTCCCCGATGCCCGCGTGCTCGCCCCGCGCCCCGGACGCCGTGAACGCCACCGACACGTCCTTGGACTCGGCGACGTACGAGCGGCCCGCCCGCAGGCCTTCCTGGATGGCCTCCCGGGTCAGGTCGTCGGCGAGGACGACCGTCTGGGGGCGGCCCACGGGATCGGGGTCGCGGTGCGCGTCGCTGTTGCCCATCGCCGGGATCCAGTCCTGGCGGCCCTCGCGCACGGCGGCGACGAGCATGCCGTCCCAGTCGGCGAGCGCCACCTCGTCCTCCGGCGAGTACGCGCCGTTCCACACCTCCACCGCGTCCGCCTCGCCGAAGCCGAACTTCCAGTTGCAGCCGATGCAGGTGGCGTGCGGATGCGCCGGGACGACCAGGCCCCCGGCGCGCCGGATCTGCCGCGCGTACCGGCCGAACCGGTTGTCCCGCGCCCGGTACCGCCAGTCGACGAAGGTCCCCGGG
The Streptomyces griseiscabiei DNA segment above includes these coding regions:
- a CDS encoding Vgb family protein, which translates into the protein MPSRSTSLVSLTEFPVSDAEAGPYGIAAGPDGALWFTLVHAGRVGRLTPDGEVTSYALGSTTGGPSVITAGPDGALWFTEFRGHRIGRITTAGEVTSYALPTPDAGPFGIAAGPDGALWFTEAGADRIGRITTEGEVTEFPLPLAGAFPSAIAAGADGRLWFTMNQADAIGAVSLAGEITVHPLPTPGAAPVGITAGGDGALWFVEIGAGRIGRITVEGKIDEFPLPDPECRPHAIAAAAGGDGDGDGDGGCWFTEWGANRVGLITFDGHHHTLHEHDLPTPSSEPHGIALGPDGSMWTALEIGALARVTTVTGGRSTG
- a CDS encoding class I SAM-dependent methyltransferase, with protein sequence MADEIFRDRRLAELYDPLDPDRGDLDAYLALAEEFGARSVLDIGCGTGVFALLLAERGVEVVGLDPAGASLDVARAKPGADRVRWIHGDATALAPLPPLRTDLVTMTANVAQAIVDPAVWRRTLTAAHEALRPGGHLVFETRDPAARAWEAWNREDSYTVTTGVPGCGTVESWVELIEVAAQLVTFRWHCAFEGGGTALTSDSTLRFREREEIEADLLAHGYELEDVRDAPDRPGREFVFVACRPSAF
- a CDS encoding alpha/beta fold hydrolase, translating into MERMECMVRVEGGEVWAEDTGTGAGADGSPLAPPLVLLHPGVGDSRVWDRVVSGGLEARHRVIRYDARGFGKSPRPGTSYTQTSDLRAVLDHFGVARAVVVGSSMGGSTAISFALEEPARVAALGLLVPGVSGYPGLESAEFTERIGQLAKEGDMDGLVALALGVWGAAGPSPDTEAEAALRAAIPAWFTTYGHDTPAPPAFDRLGELGLPAALLLGEQDQPEVVRCNEAIAARLPDCHLVRLPTADHFPTLRDPDAVRDFIEELCKRAG
- a CDS encoding nitroreductase/quinone reductase family protein, with product MSHDTDRKQRVVTAFQRHVANPVLRRLPLQTVLETTGRTSGLPRRTPIGGRRVGDTFWLVSEYGEKSQYVRNIKANPSVRVRVRGRWHEGTARLLPDDDPVARLRTLPRMNSAAVRLLGSRLLTVRVDLRGSGRAAD
- a CDS encoding endonuclease/exonuclease/phosphatase family protein, with amino-acid sequence MRVVTWNLWWRFGPWQERQKAILAVLRELRPDVVGLQEVWERDGGEHGDAGEHGGENLAGWLAAELGMHWAWGEYGDTGRWRRRIGDPSVGVGTAVLSRWPVLEREAVGLPAADGGTTRGALYALLDAPGAPVPFFTTHLSSEMDASALRCRQVTELAALVARHRDRSTHPPVITGDFNAWPDSDEVRLFGGYRTAPAVLGQVFLDAWEYAEPGAPAATWDPANPYVAESFGPRVRIDYIHVGPPGPGGLGHVRAVRRAGDAPVGGVWPSDHMAVVADLADGGAAGTR
- a CDS encoding SAM-dependent methyltransferase translates to MTDNATTPDPVAPTAKEKVDTSVPASARIWNYWLGGKDNYAVDEAAGDAYAGAFPGIVTIARSSRAYLRRSIRHLVEVEGVRQFLDVGTGLPTADNTHQVAQRSAPEARIVYVDNDPMVLAHARALLYSAPEGATAYIDASLYDPERILEAAAATLDLSRPTALILSGILGHVAEYEEARDIVRRLLAGLPSGSYLNINEGSRGTDPDYERAQDAYNETGAVPYFLRPIDQITGYFDGLDLVDPGIVSVPLWRPEATDADAGAPKPIGQHGGLGRKP